In the Methylomonas rhizoryzae genome, one interval contains:
- the hflC gene encoding protease modulator HflC, which translates to MGNKLVVAVGATIIVLLMSVFSVAETERVIKFRLGEIVGADYAPGLHFKWPLINNVKKFDARILTMDSTPERFLTMEKKNVLVDSFVKWRIGDVKTFYTTVGGDVGQANIRLDQMMKDAARSEFSKREIKQLVSTDRSAIREALITNLSPHAAKLGISIVDVQVKRIDLPNEVSSSVYQRMEAERARVAREFRSQGSEAAERIRADADKQREIILANAYRDSEVLRGEGDAKAAEIFAKAYGEDSEFYAFYRSMIAYKQSLGKSGNIMVLEPDSDFFKFFRHPK; encoded by the coding sequence ATGGGCAATAAATTAGTCGTTGCGGTCGGTGCAACCATCATAGTGTTGTTGATGTCGGTATTCTCCGTTGCCGAAACCGAAAGAGTCATCAAATTCCGTTTGGGTGAAATTGTCGGAGCTGACTACGCACCGGGTTTGCATTTCAAATGGCCTTTGATTAACAACGTTAAAAAGTTCGACGCACGTATCCTAACCATGGATTCCACGCCGGAACGGTTTTTAACCATGGAAAAGAAAAACGTTCTCGTGGACTCTTTCGTCAAATGGCGTATTGGGGATGTAAAGACCTTTTATACTACAGTCGGCGGCGATGTAGGTCAGGCGAATATTCGTCTTGATCAAATGATGAAAGATGCTGCCCGGAGCGAGTTCAGCAAAAGAGAAATCAAACAACTGGTTTCCACCGATAGGAGCGCGATCAGGGAGGCGTTGATAACCAATTTATCGCCGCATGCGGCTAAATTAGGCATCAGTATTGTGGATGTGCAAGTCAAGCGTATCGATTTACCGAATGAAGTCAGCAGTTCGGTATATCAAAGGATGGAGGCGGAAAGAGCGAGAGTCGCGCGCGAGTTTCGCTCGCAAGGATCCGAGGCTGCTGAGCGCATCCGTGCGGATGCGGATAAGCAGCGTGAGATCATTCTAGCCAATGCCTACCGGGATTCCGAGGTGCTGCGGGGTGAGGGTGATGCCAAGGCCGCTGAGATTTTTGCAAAGGCCTACGGAGAAGACAGCGAGTTTTATGCGTTTTATCGTAGCATGATTGCTTATAAACAAAGCTTGGGCAAGTCCGGTAATATCATGGTATTGGAGCCGGACTCCGATTTCTTCAAATTTTTCAGGCATCCGAAATAA
- the hflK gene encoding FtsH protease activity modulator HflK → MSWNEPGGDKNDPWSGRNDRNNPPDLDEVVRSLQEKLGKIFGGGSGGGRSGGGSSMAGLGYLAIGAVVLWGVSGWYTVDEGTRGVVTRFGAYVETTTPGLNWHIPAPIEQVQVINVEQQRFIEVGYRSGSGQAMGSVPKEAMMLTKDENIVDVRLAVQYQVKDAKDYAFNVLDPNSTLKQVTESVERGVIGASNMDFVLTEGRSEIVSAIKAEIQAVMDAYRTGILVTSVNLQDAQPPEQVQGAFEDAIRAREDKQRLINEAEAYSNDVLPKARGAASRIVQEAEGYKEKVSAQANGDVSRFTQLLTEYKKAPAVTKQRMYLEAMETVLNRASSVLVDVKDGNNIMYLPLDKVVGNSPAPAVEAVALPEQSTSPGSSQPIQKYESDIRASARERDVRGR, encoded by the coding sequence ATGTCTTGGAATGAGCCTGGCGGCGATAAGAATGACCCGTGGAGCGGTCGGAACGACCGGAATAACCCTCCCGATTTAGATGAAGTCGTTCGTTCACTGCAGGAAAAGTTGGGAAAAATCTTCGGCGGCGGTTCGGGCGGTGGCCGTTCCGGCGGAGGCTCTTCCATGGCCGGTTTGGGCTATCTGGCTATCGGCGCAGTAGTGCTATGGGGAGTCAGCGGTTGGTATACCGTGGACGAGGGCACTCGCGGGGTCGTCACCCGCTTTGGCGCTTACGTGGAAACCACTACGCCCGGTCTGAATTGGCATATACCCGCCCCGATTGAGCAAGTTCAGGTGATTAACGTCGAACAGCAACGTTTTATCGAAGTGGGTTACCGTTCAGGTAGCGGCCAGGCCATGGGATCGGTACCGAAAGAAGCGATGATGTTGACCAAAGACGAAAACATCGTCGATGTGCGGCTGGCGGTGCAATATCAAGTTAAAGACGCCAAGGATTATGCGTTCAATGTGTTGGATCCGAATTCGACTCTTAAACAGGTGACCGAAAGCGTGGAACGCGGCGTGATCGGTGCCAGTAACATGGACTTCGTGCTGACCGAAGGGCGTAGCGAAATCGTATCCGCTATCAAAGCGGAAATTCAAGCAGTCATGGATGCCTATCGGACCGGTATTTTGGTGACCAGTGTCAACTTGCAGGATGCCCAGCCGCCGGAGCAGGTTCAAGGTGCGTTCGAGGATGCGATCCGAGCTCGTGAAGACAAACAGCGTTTGATCAACGAGGCGGAAGCTTATTCCAACGATGTGCTGCCTAAGGCGCGCGGCGCGGCGTCTCGTATCGTGCAAGAGGCGGAAGGCTACAAGGAAAAAGTTAGTGCACAGGCCAATGGGGATGTCAGTCGTTTTACCCAGTTGTTGACGGAGTATAAAAAAGCCCCGGCAGTGACTAAACAGCGGATGTATCTCGAGGCGATGGAGACGGTATTGAATCGTGCCAGCAGCGTGTTGGTCGACGTCAAAGACGGTAATAACATTATGTATTTGCCGCTGGATAAAGTCGTTGGCAATTCCCCCGCTCCGGCTGTCGAAGCGGTAGCCTTACCCGAGCAATCTACATCGCCGGGTAGCAGCCAGCCTATTCAAAAATATGAAAGCGATATCCGCGCATCAGCGCGGGAACGCGACGTGAGGGGGCGCTAA
- the hflX gene encoding ribosome rescue GTPase HflX yields the protein MFERPDAGERAILVHLNLQVGQEDLDELKELTKSAGAQPIHTVCGSRHRPDPKYFVGLGKLDEIKAAVAEHQADIIIVNHPLSPSQERNLEKALETRVVDRNGLILDIFAQRAQTFEGKLQVELAQLKHLSTRLIRGWTHLERQKGGIGLRGPGETQLETDRRLLGVRIKQIQQRLQKVEKQRHQGRSKRKKAEIPTVSLVGYTNAGKSTLFNTLTGAGIYAADQLFATLDPTLRHLPIDQNAEVILADTVGFIRHLPHELVAAFRSTLQEASEADLLLHVIDADAPDREDTILEVNRVLQDIGAGSIAQLRIYNKIDLLEEVAPRIDFDANGRPVAVWISAQTGLGVDLLLQALKQCFCDSKVIRKCFLPASQAGLKAKWFGQVRFLEEKIDDFGACELTIEIDKKNLGLLKDVRAEEVLALPG from the coding sequence TTGTTCGAACGTCCCGATGCGGGTGAACGAGCCATACTTGTTCACCTGAATTTGCAAGTCGGACAAGAAGATCTCGACGAGCTGAAAGAACTTACCAAATCGGCGGGCGCTCAGCCTATTCATACCGTTTGCGGCAGCAGGCACCGGCCAGACCCGAAATATTTTGTCGGCCTCGGTAAGCTGGATGAAATAAAAGCCGCAGTGGCTGAACATCAGGCCGATATCATTATCGTCAACCACCCGCTGTCGCCCAGCCAGGAACGTAATTTGGAAAAAGCCCTGGAAACCCGGGTGGTGGATAGGAATGGCTTGATTTTGGACATTTTTGCCCAACGCGCGCAAACTTTCGAAGGTAAGTTGCAGGTGGAATTGGCCCAGCTCAAGCATTTATCGACCCGCCTGATACGTGGCTGGACGCACTTGGAGAGGCAAAAGGGCGGTATCGGTCTGCGTGGTCCGGGTGAGACCCAGCTGGAGACCGACCGGCGTTTGCTAGGGGTCAGGATCAAGCAGATACAGCAGCGCTTGCAAAAAGTGGAGAAACAACGCCACCAGGGGCGCAGCAAACGAAAAAAAGCCGAAATTCCCACGGTTTCCCTGGTCGGCTATACCAACGCCGGCAAATCCACGTTGTTCAATACACTGACAGGCGCCGGCATTTACGCCGCCGACCAATTGTTTGCGACGCTGGACCCGACGTTGCGGCATTTGCCGATAGACCAAAATGCCGAGGTTATTTTGGCCGATACGGTCGGTTTTATTCGGCATTTGCCGCACGAGTTGGTTGCCGCGTTTCGGTCCACGTTGCAGGAGGCCAGCGAGGCGGATCTGTTGTTGCACGTGATCGATGCCGATGCTCCGGACCGCGAGGATACGATTCTGGAAGTCAACCGTGTACTGCAAGACATCGGTGCCGGCTCGATCGCCCAGTTAAGAATTTACAACAAGATCGATTTGCTGGAAGAGGTAGCGCCACGCATCGATTTTGATGCAAACGGCCGGCCGGTAGCAGTCTGGATCAGTGCACAAACCGGTCTAGGGGTGGATTTGTTGCTGCAAGCCTTGAAACAATGTTTTTGCGACAGCAAAGTGATACGCAAATGTTTTTTGCCGGCCAGTCAGGCCGGTTTGAAAGCCAAATGGTTCGGCCAAGTGCGTTTTTTAGAAGAAAAAATCGACGATTTTGGCGCATGCGAACTGACGATAGAAATCGACAAGAAAAATTTAGGCTTGTTGAAAGACGTGCGCGCCGAAGAAGTGTTGGCCTTGCCGGGCTGA
- the hfq gene encoding RNA chaperone Hfq, with the protein MSKAQNLQDSFLNALRKEHTPVSIFLVNGIKLQGRVDSFDQYVVMLKNTVNQMVYKHAISTIVPSKNVTMHRDSDAGDEQH; encoded by the coding sequence ATGTCGAAAGCACAGAATTTGCAGGATAGTTTTTTGAATGCGCTTAGAAAAGAGCATACCCCTGTATCTATCTTCCTGGTCAACGGCATTAAGCTGCAAGGCCGGGTCGATTCTTTCGATCAATATGTCGTAATGTTGAAAAACACTGTCAATCAAATGGTCTATAAACACGCCATTTCGACCATCGTGCCGAGTAAAAACGTGACCATGCACCGCGATAGCGATGCAGGGGACGAACAACACTAA
- the ettA gene encoding energy-dependent translational throttle protein EttA, producing MAQYIFSMNRVGKVVPPKKYILKDISLSFFPGAKIGVLGLNGSGKSTLLRIMAGVDKEIEGEAVPLKGINIGYLPQEPELDPTKNVRGIIEESVQHVKDALAQLDAVYAAYADPDADFDKLAAEQAKLEDIINACDGHNLDRQLEIAADALRLPDWDADVSKLSGGEKRRVALCRLLLSKPDMLLLDEPTNHLDAESVAWLERFLHDYSGTVVAVTHDRYFLDNVAGWILELDRGMGIPWEGNYSSWLEQKEKRLELEEKQESSRQKAMKAELEWVRSNPKGRHAKSKARLARFEELSSVEVQKRNETQEIYIPPGPRLGDVVIEADNVSKGFGDRLLINNLSFKLPPGGIVGIIGPNGAGKTTLFRMMAGFEQPDSGTFTMGQTVQLSYVEQFRDNMDNNKTVWEEISDGLDMITVGKYETPSRAYCGRFNFKGPDQQKRIGDLSGGERNRVHLAKLLKSGGNVLLLDEPTNDLDVETLRALEEALLAFPGCAVVISHDRWFLDRVATHMLAFEGDSEVVWFEGNYADYEADRHRRLGIDADTPHRIKYKKIS from the coding sequence CATCTTTTCGATGAACCGGGTCGGCAAAGTCGTGCCGCCCAAAAAATACATTTTGAAGGACATTTCCTTGTCGTTTTTTCCCGGCGCCAAGATCGGCGTGTTGGGTCTGAACGGGTCCGGTAAATCCACGTTGCTGCGCATCATGGCCGGGGTGGACAAGGAAATAGAAGGCGAAGCCGTGCCGCTGAAAGGCATCAATATCGGCTATTTACCGCAAGAACCCGAGTTGGATCCGACTAAAAACGTGCGCGGCATCATCGAAGAATCGGTCCAGCACGTCAAAGATGCGCTGGCGCAGTTGGATGCGGTGTATGCCGCTTATGCCGACCCCGACGCCGACTTCGATAAATTGGCGGCGGAACAGGCCAAGCTGGAAGACATTATCAACGCATGCGACGGCCATAATTTGGATAGGCAGTTGGAGATTGCCGCCGATGCCTTGCGCTTGCCGGATTGGGACGCCGACGTGAGTAAGTTGTCGGGTGGCGAAAAGCGCCGGGTAGCTTTGTGCCGCTTGTTGTTGTCCAAGCCGGACATGTTGTTGCTGGACGAACCGACCAACCATCTGGACGCCGAATCGGTGGCCTGGCTGGAGCGTTTCTTGCACGATTACAGCGGCACCGTGGTGGCGGTGACCCACGATCGCTACTTCTTGGACAACGTCGCCGGCTGGATTTTGGAATTGGACCGCGGCATGGGTATTCCTTGGGAGGGCAATTACTCGTCCTGGCTGGAGCAGAAAGAAAAACGCCTGGAATTAGAGGAAAAGCAGGAGAGTTCGCGGCAAAAAGCCATGAAAGCCGAGTTGGAATGGGTGCGTTCCAATCCGAAAGGCCGGCATGCCAAGAGTAAAGCCCGTCTGGCTCGTTTCGAAGAATTGTCTTCGGTCGAAGTGCAAAAACGCAACGAGACCCAGGAAATTTATATTCCGCCCGGTCCGCGGCTGGGCGATGTGGTGATCGAGGCCGACAACGTCAGCAAAGGTTTCGGCGACAGGCTGTTGATCAACAATTTGAGCTTCAAGTTGCCGCCCGGCGGTATCGTCGGCATCATCGGCCCGAACGGCGCCGGTAAAACCACCTTGTTTCGGATGATGGCCGGTTTCGAACAGCCGGATTCGGGTACTTTTACCATGGGACAAACGGTACAGCTGTCTTATGTCGAGCAGTTCCGCGACAATATGGATAACAACAAAACCGTCTGGGAAGAAATTTCCGATGGTTTGGACATGATTACGGTCGGTAAATATGAAACACCGTCCCGCGCTTATTGCGGCCGTTTCAACTTTAAAGGGCCGGACCAGCAAAAACGTATCGGCGATCTGTCCGGCGGCGAGCGCAACCGGGTGCATTTGGCAAAGCTGCTCAAAAGCGGCGGCAACGTGCTGCTGCTAGACGAGCCGACCAACGATTTGGACGTGGAAACCTTGCGTGCGCTGGAAGAAGCCTTGCTGGCGTTTCCGGGGTGCGCGGTGGTGATCTCGCACGACCGTTGGTTTTTAGACCGGGTTGCCACTCACATGCTGGCTTTTGAAGGCGATAGCGAAGTCGTCTGGTTCGAAGGCAATTACGCCGATTACGAAGCTGATCGGCATCGCCGCTTAGGCATCGATGCCGATACGCCGCATCGAATCAAGTACAAAAAAATAAGTTAA